Within Lolium rigidum isolate FL_2022 chromosome 5, APGP_CSIRO_Lrig_0.1, whole genome shotgun sequence, the genomic segment TTATTATTTGTTGGTTAGGTAATCTACTTTGTGAGTGATCGCATCCAATGGTGGGTTTTTGTCGTGTCATGCTAGATGACTGTCACATGGACAAGTGGCTATGACAGCAGTGATGCATCTCCCATTGTTGAATGGGGCATGGAAGGGAGCCCTCCTGTGCGCACAACAGCGGACACAGCCACCTTTGGTCGTGGAAGCCTCTGTGGTATGGTGCCTATGAGGCTATGACACATTTTTTCCTTGCAAATACGCTTGAGCTGAATACACTGCATAGTAAAAACAGCGTAGAAGAAACTACATAATCGTCattgaaaaaaaaacagaatcaTTCATAAGGTGCAAACCAGAACTGGATTACTATACTCCATGTACTTTGGGTTGTGCAGGAGAACCTGCTAGTACTGTTGGCTGGAGGGATCCAGGTTTTATACATACAGCTTTCCTAAAGAATCTATGGCCAGACAAAGTGTGAGTATTCTAGTCCTCTGTCCCAAATATCTTAATTGTGAGTATTACTGGTGTGACACTGCAGTTTATTCTTGTAGATACCACTACAAAATTGGGCATACGCTTCATAACGGAAAAGTTATATGGGGCAAACCTAAATCTTTCACAGCAGCTCCTTATCCGGGACAAAGGTCGCTGCAGCGGGTTGTTATTTTCGGTGACTTGGGAaaggtacatatataggccaatacTATCTCTCACCTTGCACTAGAAAATAAATTTACAGACATGATCATGCGCCATTGTAATTCTGAATGAACACGGTTGTTTTCATTTGAAGGCCGAGAGGGATGGCAGCAATGAGTATCAGAATTTCCAGCCCGCATCGCTCAACACCACGGACGCAGTGATCAGGGACCTTGACAACACGGACATCGTGTTCCACATTGGGGACATCTCCTACGCCAACGGGTACCTATCGCAGTGGGATCAGTTCACGCAGCAGGTCGAGCCGATCACGTCTCGGGTCCCCTATATGCTCGCAAGGTACGTACATAAGTCCACCATGTTCTATACAAGGTCGATTTCAGAGACACTCCACACTCGGCTGAATAACCCGGTTTCTCTGACGACGCAACTCTATTTCTCTGGTGATGGCAGCGGGAATCACGAGCGAGATTTTCCCAACAGCGGGTCATTCTACAACGGCACCGACTCCGGCGGGGAGTGCGGCGTACCAGCCGCTACCATGTACTACGTACCGACAGAAAACAGGGAAAACTACTGGTACATGGCAGACTACGGGATGTTCCGGTTCTGCGTGGCGGATAGCGAGCATGACTGGCGGGAAGGCACGGAGCAGTACAGATTCatagagcactgcctcgccacggTGGACCGGGCGAAGCAGCCATGGCTTATCTTCACCGCGCACCGTGTGCTCGGCTACTCCTCTGGGTTCTACTACAGCTTCAACGGGGCGTTTGGGGAGCCGATGGGGCGGCAGAGCCTCGAGCCGCTGTGGCAGCGGTACCGGGTGGACATGGCCTTCTACGGCCACTACCACCAGTACGAACGAACGTGCCCAGTCCACCAGGAGAAGTGCGTGAAAGAAGGCACCGTGCACGTCGTCGTCGGGGGAGCTGGAGCCTACATGTCCAACTTCACCACCGTTGCCCCTCCCTGGAGCGTGTACCGGGATATGGACTATGGCTACGGTAAGCTGACAGCGTCCAATGAGACGATGCTCCAGTTTAAGTACAGGCGGTCCAGCGACGGACAAGTATATGATAGCTTCATCTTGCACAAGGAGGACAAGCAGAATGTATGATGCATGTGGAAGCGGAACGTATGATCACGTCTCGGGTCCCCACCATGTTGTATACGTACAAGATGGATTTCAGAAACCATCCATATGCGCGCGGGAGCGAGGAAGCAGCTGGCGTCCACGTCACTGCCAATCTGCTGCGCGACGGGCGACGGCATCGAGAAGTTGACTTCGGCCCTTCTGCACGCGCGTCAATTCCTCCCCCTGcagcgcacgcacgcacgcatcaGCGTACAATGGACGAACAAACGCTGACAGATGACAGCTAGCACGCCCACCTCAGCCGCGCGCGCTGTCAATTCCAGCGCGCTCTTCTCTCCGCCCACGAAATCCACGCAGCTGGGAGCCTGCTGCtttatctcttttttttttttcatctTCATTCATTTCAATCCATCGTTGCGtacttgttttcaaaaaaaaaaaaaatcgcttTGCACCATCGGCTTAGTCCGTTTCGATCCAGACACATCCGGTCACCAGGCTTTGGATCGGACCATCATGTATTTACACGGCCCGCTTACTTCTTTCTGCTCCTCCTTGCATTATTGCATTGCATCCCaccatcaatttttttttttttttttttgaggaaaatcCCAGCATCAAATGGATCCCATGTACAAGTACTACTAGTACTTTACTACACACATGTAGCCCGCAAAGATGCATGAATCCCACACGATTAATTGAGTTTAACTTTGTTCCTTCCTATTCCCCGTCGCGCACAAAAGCCAAGCCCCGATCTCGTCAACACTACTAGTATCCCTCCATCCACGAAACAAGTGTACGGGGctttttttatatttatttttaaaGTCAAATAGTTTTAGATTTGACCGAATTTTTGTACCAAAAAAATAGCAACGTATGTGACATCAAATTACTATATCATTAAGTTGGCTTGTGCTTTCATATACAGACCATCTAGTCTTAAAACAGTATAAACTTTTGAAGGAGTATCGTTTAGTCTCATCCAACCTACTCCTAATTTCGAACATGTATCGTTTAATCACATGCGTACTTGTGTTTCATTAATTCTTAAAAAACTTTTCAGTCTCGGGGGTCTATATATGGAAGCACAAGCCACATTCAATAATCTACTACATGTTAAGATGAACCTAGCGACAATATTGACCTGAAAGTTCATCGGGATCGAATATAATGTGTTTTGAAATCATAGGGATATTGATTAACGCACCTGGTTCAACCGATGGATCGGGACCAATTAATTGCTCTTGGACAAAAACACACAAGCTACTCAAACTCGAGTCCCTGGATCGAATTCGGTATATGCTAGGTGTAACTTGACTCATGCCGCGGAGGTATTCATCGAGTCGAGTTCCTGCTTATGTAAATGGTACCCAATATGTGTTAGTCGGGAATTTTTCATCATGCTGTTGGCACGGTATATAACTGGTAGAGCGTCGTGCCAGACCAATAGATGAGATCTAAAGTGCTTATATTTACGTCATGAATGCAGCATCCAGATTTAATTTTGCAGGGGATGTGATCTGTGAAGTCGATGAGGTATAGACTCGGCAATCGATGTCAAAGAGGTTGCAATGCTTGTAGATGAACTCAATAAGTTAAgaagtgaaagatcgagatgtcgcctagagggggggtgaataggcaattacaaactcttgcggctttgtcttgtatgaatgcggaattaaactatcgtttagtttacaagcacaaactctagatatgctaagctcaactaagtgtaacaatggcaactagagctaagcaagataggcacaagatatatgtagcacaagagatagcaagatatatatacttcaagcacgatggctatcacaaggaaagagagctcgggtatagaaataaccgaggcacgcggagacgaggatgtattcccgtgttcccattcctttgcaagaaggtacgtcacgtttggaggagtggaggtccacgaaggattccccgcgccacgaaggctcaccctattctccgaaccacacccacgaaggataatggccctttccttatggttagcttttcctccgctccggagatggcaagctccacaaccacttcacaagctccacgaaagagaagctcgggcctcttcacaatcttcttgaagagatcaccggagcaccaatcaccaagccaactaggaggtctccctccaagagtaacaagctcacggtctctcactcgaactaatcgtggtggagagctcaacactatgcaatgatgcaaagcaagaacactagaggtgttcaagtccttcactctcaaatcccacccaaacaacaaatgctaggatgagattggagaggaagaacaatggggaaagtcaacaaaagactccaagatctagatcccaagagttcccctcacttagagaagaaatggtttggtggaagtgtagatctagatctcctctcttagatccctcaagaatgagcaagaatcatggggggaacaagagagagagcaacttcttcaaatgcaacaatggaggtgagagaaagggaagaagtgatttgctcaaggtggaagagctatttatagtatcggagcaaataaaactgttgggggaaaaagacagaaaaaacgggcagaaaaacggGCGAGAAAAAAGTCCCAGCCGGCCACCAGGTCGGCCGGCCGGAGAGCGGCGGCCGGGCAGCCAGGCgtgcagcccggtcggaccggcccgaaGAACCGGGCTGAGCGGCAGCGCCGCGCGGGCGGCAGGAAGCTGGGCGACGCGGGGGTGCAGGCCGCGGGTGGGCCGCGCGGTGTGAGGCCCAATCGGCGGcgaggccggtccggccggggctGGCGCCGGGCGGGCTGGTCGGTGACCGGCACTGGGCCGGATGGGGCGGCCAAGCCCACGTGACtctgcccggatggcacaggtTTTCTGCCGGGGCCGGTcacggccgggtgggccggcgcgtggcccggcaggccgaccggctgcccctccccctttttttttcctttttattcttttccccttttcctttttctttaataactaatgctcccgaactccgattgacatgaaaccaattttgttggaaagataacgacgaatagaaccctaaCCAaacgagacttaagaaaatctcagtcaacttagacatagacacaccctagTATTAGCATGCTTGGAATTATATCAAGTTCGTTTATGAACTTTCTGACTCAATGCCCTCCTTTATGCTACAAGAATGGTATGATGTATAGATACGTGAGCTATTACAAAATGAAGTCAAAAGTAAATGAGCAAATATTTGAGGTTTTTAAACTCTTTCTTTTTCGTAGACACAATGTGTCGTAGAAAAATGATACAGATGCCAAATAGACATGTAAATATTAAACGAGGATTCTCCCATGATTTTGAACCACAATGAGTAAGATACGAGCACAAAATAGTAAAGTAATCAACCAATATTAATATTGGAAGAGTATCAACACCAGTATTTTAGAGAGAAACAACCAGTGAGACACAAAATGGCAAATGATAGAAATGCAAAGAAAAGTGTGGCAAGTTGTAAAATTCTCCCACAACTTCACATGGTATGATTCACTAATGTTGAGAACGCAGCTTTAATAAATATTGCAAGGACAATCCTCTTCGCCGCAATCTACACGGAGACGAAGGAAACCGTACAAAGACTTAATCTTCCAAAATCACCGTTGCGTCAAAAGAAGATCTCATCATCGATTGAAGGACTAGAGATCATTTATTGGCAAGAAGAATTCTCATCACCAAGTCTATTAAAAACACTATTTTAATTAAAAACTCATCGTTCATGTTGTATGAAGATCAGTTCGTGTGAACACAAAACCGTGAAACTAGGCGCCGACGAGAGACCACCCTGATTTCAAACGAAAATGGTATAAATACCGTATTGTGCTCCGGCATATCCGACGAATATAAAAGCAGGGAATCCCATAGCATAGCTAACACGTCGCGGAGTCAACTCCGTGCCGATCGGGTCCACTCACCCaacgtcccgccgccgcctcctgttCAATCGTGTTCTCTCTTGGCGCCGCACGGGACTTCCTTCCGTAAAGCAAAGGCAAAGCTCAGAGTAGCAGCAGCAACGTACATGGCCGCGCCgcgcctcctcctgctgctcgctCTCGCCCTCACCGCCGCGTGCTGGGCAGGACGCGCCGACGGGCACGGTGTGCATCCGCTGTCGCGGATCGCCATCCACCGCGCCCGCGTCGCTCTCGACGCCTCGTCCGCCGTCCGGGCCTCGCCGAAGCTCCTCGGCTCGCGGGTACGTACCCTAGGCTCGCCCTCGGCCATCTTCAATCTTCTCCACTGCCCTTCCTTGTAGCTCCGGTAGAGCCAAACCCGCATGTTCGTTACGCCATGAGCTACGGCCGGTACAGTTCGCAGAAGCTGCAGCATGTAGTACTGGTATAATTTCTTTGAGAAGCTGTAGCTAgcattcatggcgtacttggggaGATAGCGCCAGCTACTGACTCCCCAACTTTACTTAACGTTAACCAAGCTGAAACTCTGAGCTCAATTCTCGCCGTCCTGGGCGGCTAAGCGAGCTCAACTCTCCCCAACCTTTCGCTTGATTTGGAGCGTTCTTGCGCATCCAAAGATCTCGTTTTCAGTCCTCAACGCTGTCAGTCAGTCGGTCATCCTAGCATATGAATCCTTGGCCAGTTGGCCGAAGCACGCGCGCTATGCAATAGGGGCCAGTTGTCGGCCGTCCTGGCATGCCTGGCCAGTTGTACGAGCTGTGATATGTATCTTGGCTCCGCCCACTATGGAGCCATGCCGTTTTGGGGAAATAACTCAGAGGCCCATTGCTGGGCTGTCCAAACCAATTAAGCCACTCATTTTTCTTGTATATTCTGACCCCGGCCGCCCTCTATCTCCCTCTCAATCCACACTCTAGTTCCCCATCAAATTCCTCCAGATCTATTGATTTTCTTCATGGATTTCGACTCCCCTTTGTCCTTAGAGGTAATCTTCTCCATTCTCCCTCTTTTTGTTCGATTAATTTTGTGGGATTTGGCGCTTTTTGTCATATATGGTGAAACCCTAGGGATTACATTTAGAAGGTTGATTGTTCATGTTTTGACTAATGTTGGCTCGTGAGATGGTTATGGAACATTAGGTGTAGGAATTGGTGCTTAGAGTTAGGGTATTGTAATGTATAGTTATAGTAAGGGTTTGTAGGTTAGGCTTATATTTTATATCGAAATTCGCATGACTTGTTAGACATTGATATTCGTAATGCTTTGGTTGGCGCCAACATAATTGTTCTCGGTGCATTTCGATTGTTGTCATTGTTTCTTTTGATGGCAAGAATCATAAATGTTCATCATCTGGACAAGGCTGGTTTCTTGAAAGACAATGCCGAGTGTGTTTACCCACGAGAGGTCGTCATGGTGTTTGTCACTACTCCTACCTACGTTGAGGTTGTGTAAAAAGTGAGGTTAGATTTGAAGTGGATGGAGCCAAGTGATGCATGTGAATTGCTTGGAAGGTATAATGCAGGGTTTGGACATCACAACAGACATGAGTAACCACGGCAATGCCCATATATGATGGACTTGAGTTTGGGGAATAGGCGTAATGGTGGTTTCGACGGTTTACAAGCACAACCACAAGGGACAAAAAGAGGTTTACCCAGCTTTAGGCCTGCGATGGAGAAACCCTACGTGGTGCTTGTTTGTTTGTATTATGGATATAGATTACAGGGAGTCGTCAAGAAGGCAAAGTTGATGTTGATCTAGTGTAGCTAGGGTTTGACATATCACTCTTTTTTTATTGCCCTTGCTCGGTGGCCCCTCCTGGCTTTTATAGACGAAGCCAAATCCCAGGTTACCGAGTCCAGGTAGATTACAATGATTAGAACTTTCCTTACTGAGCCAAAACCTTATTACACACGTTGAGTCCACGGACCTTTAAATGTCTCACGTGGTCCAACTTTATCTTGATGATGAGATTCTTATGGGCCTTTGCTTAAGCCATACCAAGTATACCAATATGGGGGACCCATTTAGGTGCACCTACATCATTAGCCCCCGGGTGTCTAAGGGAGTCGAAGACTCGCGTAGAGACATAGTTTCATCCCTATCTCCAGTTTAGAGTCGACAATGCTATAAAGCGACAATATTGACCTGGAAGTTCATCGGGATTGAATATAATGTGTTTTGAAATCATAGGGATATTGATTAACGCATCTGATTCAACCGATGGATCGGAACCAGTTGATTTCTCTTGGACAAAAACAACGCAACCTACTCAAATTCGAGTCCCCGGACTCGAATTCGGTATACGCTAGGTGTAACTCGACTCATACCACGGAGGTCTTTATCGAGTCGAGTTTCTGCTTATGTAAAGGGTACCCAACGTGTTAGTCGGAAATTTTTATATCATGCCGTTGGCACGGTATATAACTGGTAGAGCGTCGCGGAGACGAGTGCCAGACCAATAGATGCGATCTAAAGTGCTTATCTTTACGTCATGAATGCATCATCCGGATTTAATTCGATCTGTGAAGTCGATGAGGTATAGACTCGGCACTCGATGTCATAGAGGTTGCAATGCTTGTAGATGAACTCAGTAAGTTAAGAAGTTATAAACTTAATTAGGAATCAAGAAATATATAATAATACAATCTATTATTGGCTCTAGGGCATATTTCGTCCAGTCTCCCACTTACACTAGAATCATTAATCTAGTCAATATTTAAGCACTTAACATCTATGCCATTTCGGTGTCGCTCATATGCTTTGCATGTGGTGAACTtcatcaacggatctgacatgtttAGGTCCGTATGTATTTGTATATCTTTACGTCTTCATGCATCACTCATTCTTGGATGAGATGGCGTTGTATTTGTTTTATCAACCGGTGGGACCTTAATTTCCTGGCTTGACCATTGTTTCCAAGAGAGCTTCATAGTATTAGCATGCTTGGAATTACACCAAGTTCGTTTATGAACTTTCTGACTCAGACGCCCTCCTTTATGCTACAAGAATGGTATAAGGTATAGACACGTGTTCTATTACAGAAAGAGGTCAAAGTAAATGAGCAAATATTTGAGGTTTCTAAACTCTTTATTTTTGGTAGACACAATGTGTCGTAGAAATGATATAGATGCCACACAGATATGTAA encodes:
- the LOC124657277 gene encoding probable inactive purple acid phosphatase 1, which codes for MRGGGLLFLALALAFAACGVAGHGVHPLSRIAVHRARVALDTSAAVRASPKLLGSRGEDTHWVTVDFTVPHASDDDWIGVFSPSEFNGSTCPGSQSSGQIPGPDICSAPIKYQLANYSSGYGQSGKGTLKFQLINQRQDFSFGLFTGGFSNPTLVAVSNKIAFANPKAPVYPRLALGKTWNEMTVTWTSGYDSSDASPIVEWGMEGSPPVRTTADTATFGRGSLCGEPASTVGWRDPGFIHTAFLKNLWPDKVYHYKIGHTLHNGKVIWGKPKSFTAAPYPGQRSLQRVVIFGDLGKAERDGSNEYQNFQPASLNTTDAVIRDLDNTDIVFHIGDISYANGYLSQWDQFTQQVEPITSRVPYMLASGNHERDFPNSGSFYNGTDSGGECGVPAATMYYVPTENRENYWYMADYGMFRFCVADSEHDWREGTEQYRFIEHCLATVDRAKQPWLIFTAHRVLGYSSGFYYSFNGAFGEPMGRQSLEPLWQRYRVDMAFYGHYHQYERTCPVHQEKCVKEGTVHVVVGGAGAYMSNFTTVAPPWSVYRDMDYGYGKLTASNETMLQFKYRRSSDGQVYDSFILHKEDKQNV